One segment of Pontibacter akesuensis DNA contains the following:
- a CDS encoding sigma-54-dependent transcriptional regulator encodes MPKILLIDDDPAFCLMLKSFLKRQQLEVETAFTANDGLRLLKASSFDLILTDFRLPDKDGLELMSQIQVLTPDVPVILMTTYADIRTAVRAIKMGAFEYITKPINPDETLLVVQNALNKKHAPAADEAPTTVAGTLQFVRGQSPQSEQIEEFITLVAPTNLSVIIEGESGTGKEYVARMMHHQSKRHDKPFVAIDCGALSKELAGSELFGYVKGAFTGAVKDKEGQFEAAEGGTLFLDEIGNLPYEVQVKLLRALQERKVRKLGSTSDQDVDVRVLAATNEDLVQAVSKGQFREDLYHRLNEFKINVPPLRDRDGDVVLFAKHFLAQANRELEKNISGFDEATQQAMLKYNWPGNLRELRNVVKRAVLLCKTAEVTLQQLPPEIVNYTPAVPQPQQSEGGFSYSGASRDPMDTDLKSINERTEREMILAMLERVKYNKSKAARLLNIDRKTLYNKLKLYNIDI; translated from the coding sequence ATGCCTAAGATACTTCTTATTGATGATGATCCTGCTTTCTGCCTGATGCTCAAGTCGTTCCTGAAACGGCAGCAGCTCGAGGTAGAGACAGCTTTCACAGCTAATGACGGGCTGCGCCTACTAAAGGCATCATCTTTCGACCTGATCCTGACCGACTTCCGCCTGCCTGACAAAGACGGGCTGGAGCTGATGTCACAGATACAAGTGCTCACCCCTGATGTGCCGGTGATCCTGATGACCACCTACGCTGACATCCGAACGGCCGTACGCGCCATAAAAATGGGGGCTTTCGAGTACATTACCAAGCCCATCAACCCCGACGAAACACTGCTGGTGGTGCAGAACGCCCTGAATAAAAAGCATGCGCCTGCCGCCGATGAGGCACCAACCACCGTGGCCGGAACCCTGCAGTTTGTGCGGGGGCAAAGTCCGCAGTCTGAGCAGATAGAGGAGTTTATCACGCTGGTGGCTCCCACCAATCTGTCGGTGATTATTGAGGGGGAAAGCGGCACGGGCAAGGAATATGTTGCCCGTATGATGCACCACCAGAGCAAGCGCCACGACAAACCCTTTGTGGCCATAGACTGCGGTGCGCTGTCAAAAGAATTAGCTGGCAGCGAACTGTTCGGCTATGTGAAAGGAGCCTTTACGGGCGCTGTGAAAGACAAGGAGGGGCAATTTGAGGCAGCCGAAGGCGGCACCCTATTCCTGGATGAGATCGGTAACCTACCCTACGAGGTGCAGGTAAAGCTGCTGCGCGCACTGCAGGAGCGTAAAGTGCGGAAGCTAGGCAGTACCTCCGACCAGGATGTGGATGTGCGGGTGCTGGCGGCTACCAACGAGGACCTGGTGCAAGCTGTTTCGAAAGGCCAGTTCCGCGAGGACCTGTATCACCGCCTAAACGAGTTTAAGATCAACGTGCCCCCATTGCGCGATCGTGATGGCGATGTGGTGTTGTTCGCGAAGCACTTCCTGGCGCAGGCAAACCGGGAGTTGGAGAAAAATATCTCGGGTTTTGATGAGGCCACGCAGCAGGCCATGCTCAAGTATAACTGGCCCGGAAACCTGAGGGAACTCCGAAACGTTGTGAAGCGCGCCGTGCTGCTGTGCAAGACAGCTGAAGTAACGCTACAGCAATTACCACCGGAAATAGTGAATTACACCCCCGCTGTGCCGCAACCGCAGCAAAGCGAAGGCGGCTTTTCTTACTCGGGCGCTTCAAGAGACCCCATGGATACGGACCTGAAAAGTATAAACGAGCGCACTGAGCGTGAAATGATCCTGGCCATGCTGGAGCGCGTGAAGTATAACAAGTCGAAGGCAGCGCGCTTGCTGAACATAGACCGAAAGACCTTATACAACAAGCTGAAGCTTTACAACATCGACATTTAA